A region of Allocoleopsis franciscana PCC 7113 DNA encodes the following proteins:
- the clpP gene encoding ATP-dependent Clp endopeptidase proteolytic subunit ClpP — MLQSQSNGYQFTSLSSFDIGSLSPSNVVPMVVEQSGIGERAFDIYSRLLRERIIFLGTQVDDTVADSIIAQLLFLDAEDPEKDIQLYINSPGGSVTAGMAMYDTMQQIRPDVVTICFGLAASMGAFLLTAGAPGKRMALPNSRIMIHQPLGGAQGQAIDIEIQAREILYHKRTLNQLLAHHTGQSLEKIEADTERDFFMSAAEAKDYGLIDQVITRQNLPKSEAAVTPIK, encoded by the coding sequence ATGCTGCAATCTCAGTCCAACGGCTACCAGTTCACGAGCTTAAGTTCCTTTGACATTGGCTCCCTTAGCCCTAGCAACGTCGTCCCGATGGTGGTAGAGCAGTCCGGTATCGGGGAACGGGCTTTTGACATCTACTCACGGCTCTTAAGAGAGCGCATCATATTTTTGGGGACGCAGGTAGACGATACTGTCGCTGACTCCATTATTGCCCAACTCCTGTTTTTAGATGCCGAAGACCCCGAAAAGGACATTCAACTGTACATCAACTCTCCTGGTGGTTCGGTAACAGCAGGGATGGCGATGTATGACACCATGCAGCAAATTCGTCCAGATGTTGTTACTATATGCTTCGGCTTAGCTGCCAGCATGGGAGCATTTCTCCTGACCGCCGGAGCGCCCGGAAAACGGATGGCTCTGCCCAATTCCAGAATCATGATTCACCAACCTTTGGGGGGTGCCCAGGGACAGGCGATCGACATTGAAATCCAAGCGAGAGAAATTCTTTACCATAAGCGGACGCTGAACCAGTTACTGGCTCATCATACGGGTCAGTCGCTCGAAAAAATCGAAGCAGATACCGAGCGCGACTTCTTTATGTCAGCGGCTGAGGCGAAAGACTATGGCTTGATCGATCAGGTCATCACCAGGCAGAATCTTCCCAAGTCGGAAGCGGCTGTCACTCCTATCAAGTAA
- the tig gene encoding trigger factor, translated as MKVTQEPLPKSQIGLEIEIPAETTKQAYEKVVQNLSRSANIPGFRKGKVPRQILLQRLGHQRIKEAALEDLVQDGLKQAIEQESIEALGNYKLTSTYEELISRFQPGQPLTFSASVDVPPQINLGDYSGLSIKAEETQPEPEAVDQFLEQRRVEQATLIPVESRPAQMGDVAVVDYSGRYTGEGEEATEISGAQATDFQIELEEGRFLEGIVHGIVGMNPGETKDVELTFPEDYPREDLAGKAALFTITLKELKEKELPELDDDFAQEVSEKETLAELRESLEKQFQEKADRETAASKEQALLEALLEKVEIDLPETMIEQEVQTLLTQTAIQMESYGMDVRKLFNAETLPQMKERSRPDAVVRLKQSLALQEIAKRESLTVGPEEIEAKSQEVLEQLSGQDVDPKRLREVVESDLIKEKAIKWLEEHATIELVPKGSLTPEETQGEETQPESPTATVPQEPEIEAASQTIDVQAEPAE; from the coding sequence ATGAAAGTTACTCAGGAACCGCTCCCCAAGAGCCAGATCGGTCTGGAGATTGAAATTCCCGCCGAAACGACCAAACAAGCCTACGAAAAGGTCGTGCAAAACCTCTCACGTTCTGCCAACATTCCTGGGTTTCGCAAAGGTAAGGTACCCCGTCAAATTTTGCTACAACGGCTGGGACACCAACGAATTAAAGAAGCCGCACTCGAAGATTTGGTTCAAGATGGTCTAAAACAAGCGATTGAGCAAGAATCGATCGAGGCTCTAGGAAACTACAAGCTCACCTCCACTTATGAGGAATTAATTAGTCGATTTCAGCCGGGACAACCTCTAACGTTTTCAGCATCTGTTGATGTCCCACCCCAAATTAACTTAGGAGATTACAGTGGCTTGAGTATTAAAGCCGAGGAGACTCAGCCTGAGCCGGAGGCGGTGGATCAGTTCTTAGAACAGCGTCGTGTCGAGCAAGCCACTCTTATCCCTGTGGAATCACGCCCCGCTCAAATGGGAGATGTTGCGGTGGTGGATTACAGCGGTCGATATACGGGTGAGGGAGAAGAAGCCACAGAAATCTCAGGGGCACAAGCCACAGACTTTCAAATTGAACTCGAAGAAGGACGGTTTTTGGAGGGCATCGTTCACGGGATAGTGGGCATGAACCCTGGGGAAACCAAAGACGTTGAACTCACTTTTCCGGAAGATTATCCGCGAGAAGATTTAGCCGGCAAGGCAGCTCTTTTTACCATCACCCTGAAAGAACTCAAGGAAAAAGAGTTACCAGAGTTAGATGATGACTTTGCTCAAGAAGTCAGTGAAAAGGAAACGCTGGCTGAGTTACGGGAATCCTTAGAAAAGCAATTTCAGGAAAAAGCGGATCGAGAAACGGCGGCGAGTAAGGAGCAAGCCTTGTTAGAGGCACTCCTAGAGAAAGTGGAGATTGATCTGCCTGAGACGATGATTGAGCAGGAAGTCCAAACTCTTTTGACCCAAACGGCGATCCAGATGGAAAGCTATGGGATGGATGTACGCAAGCTGTTTAATGCCGAAACCCTACCACAGATGAAAGAGCGATCGCGCCCCGATGCCGTTGTCCGCCTCAAGCAATCCCTGGCTCTTCAGGAAATTGCGAAACGTGAATCTCTCACCGTTGGGCCAGAGGAGATTGAAGCCAAATCCCAAGAAGTGTTGGAGCAGCTTTCTGGACAAGATGTCGATCCCAAGCGCCTGCGAGAGGTCGTTGAATCCGATTTAATTAAAGAGAAAGCGATTAAGTGGCTCGAAGAACACGCCACCATTGAATTGGTACCCAAAGGTTCCTTGACACCAGAAGAGACACAAGGAGAAGAAACTCAACCAGAATCTCCAACCGCAACCGTCCCTCAAGAGCCGGAAATTGAGGCTGCGTCCCAGACAATTGACGTACAAGCCGAACCCGCTGAATAG
- a CDS encoding aspartate-semialdehyde dehydrogenase has product MSNPIRVAILGATGAVGTELLELLQSRNFPLAELKLLASPRSAGRTLSFQGEELLVEPVSEKSFENIDVVLASAGGSTSKAWAAKAVESGAAVIDNSSAFRMNPEVPLVIPEVNPDAAAMHQGIIANPNCTTILMAVAVWPLHQVQPVQRIVAATYQSASGAGMRAMEELKTQAQAILHGETPITESFPYPLAFNLFPHNTPLNEQGYCEEEMKMVNETRKIFNVPQLRVSATCVRVPVLRAHSEAINLEFAQPMSVATAREVLANAPGVRLVEDWQANYFPMPIDASGRDEVLVGRIRQDLSHPCGLELWLCGDQIRKGAALNAVQIAELLVARNLLRPATTTMAH; this is encoded by the coding sequence TTGTCTAATCCAATTCGCGTTGCTATTTTAGGCGCGACCGGTGCAGTAGGCACAGAGTTACTGGAATTACTGCAAAGCCGAAACTTCCCACTCGCTGAGTTAAAGCTTTTAGCCTCACCCCGCTCGGCTGGGCGTACCCTTTCCTTCCAGGGAGAAGAACTGTTAGTAGAGCCTGTATCCGAAAAATCGTTTGAGAATATCGATGTAGTCTTGGCCTCTGCCGGAGGGTCAACGTCGAAAGCTTGGGCTGCCAAAGCTGTTGAGAGCGGCGCGGCCGTGATTGACAACTCCAGTGCCTTTCGCATGAATCCAGAGGTACCCCTGGTCATTCCAGAGGTTAATCCTGATGCGGCAGCGATGCATCAAGGAATTATCGCCAATCCCAACTGCACGACGATTTTGATGGCTGTGGCGGTTTGGCCCCTGCATCAAGTACAGCCTGTCCAACGAATTGTTGCTGCCACGTATCAATCGGCGAGTGGGGCTGGGATGAGAGCGATGGAAGAACTCAAAACCCAGGCGCAAGCTATTTTGCACGGTGAAACTCCGATCACAGAAAGCTTTCCTTACCCATTAGCTTTTAATCTGTTCCCGCACAACACGCCGCTGAATGAGCAGGGGTACTGTGAGGAAGAGATGAAGATGGTCAACGAAACGCGCAAGATTTTTAATGTGCCCCAGCTTAGAGTTAGCGCGACCTGTGTACGGGTTCCTGTACTTCGTGCCCACTCAGAAGCGATTAATCTAGAGTTTGCACAACCCATGTCAGTAGCCACGGCAAGAGAGGTGCTTGCCAATGCCCCTGGAGTGCGACTGGTGGAAGACTGGCAAGCCAATTACTTCCCCATGCCGATTGATGCCTCAGGTCGTGACGAAGTTCTCGTGGGTCGAATTCGTCAAGACCTGTCTCATCCATGCGGTTTGGAACTTTGGCTGTGTGGAGACCAAATTCGTAAGGGTGCTGCCCTGAACGCGGTGCAAATTGCGGAATTGTTGGTTGCGCGCAATTTACTGCGACCAGCAACCACAACAATGGCTCATTAA
- the dapA gene encoding 4-hydroxy-tetrahydrodipicolinate synthase, whose protein sequence is MVNFGRVLTAMLTPFKEDGSVNYEVAEQLATHLVNNGTDTLVVCGTTGESPTLTWDEEYQLFQVIQKAIAGKAKVIAGTGSNSTQEAIAATQKAAKIGLDGSLQVVPYYNKPPQSGLYHHFQAIAQACPDLPLMLYNVPSRTGQNLQPETVARLAEIPNIVALKEASGNFDQASQIRRLTPPDFALYSGDDSFTLAMLAIGGTGVVSVASHLVGQDLQQMIQAFEAGKIVRAREIHLKLFPLFKVLFCTTNPIPLKAALKLQGWDVGSSRPPLCDLATEFKEELEKVLIELALL, encoded by the coding sequence GTGGTCAATTTTGGACGTGTACTAACGGCGATGCTCACGCCCTTCAAGGAAGATGGCAGCGTCAATTATGAAGTTGCTGAGCAATTAGCCACTCATTTAGTGAACAATGGCACAGATACGCTTGTCGTTTGCGGGACTACAGGGGAATCTCCAACCCTGACTTGGGATGAAGAGTACCAGTTATTTCAAGTGATACAGAAAGCCATAGCCGGAAAAGCTAAGGTTATAGCAGGAACCGGGTCAAATTCGACTCAAGAAGCCATTGCAGCGACGCAAAAAGCCGCTAAAATAGGGCTAGATGGATCGTTACAAGTCGTTCCTTACTACAACAAACCACCCCAGTCAGGACTGTATCATCATTTCCAGGCGATCGCGCAAGCCTGTCCTGACCTTCCCTTGATGCTTTACAATGTTCCGAGCCGCACCGGTCAAAATCTCCAACCGGAGACCGTTGCCCGCTTAGCCGAAATCCCCAACATTGTGGCACTCAAAGAAGCCAGTGGTAATTTCGACCAGGCCAGTCAAATTCGGCGTTTGACACCACCTGATTTTGCCCTTTACTCTGGAGATGATTCCTTTACCCTAGCCATGCTGGCAATTGGAGGCACTGGAGTTGTCAGTGTTGCCAGTCATTTAGTGGGTCAAGATCTGCAACAGATGATCCAAGCGTTTGAAGCGGGAAAAATCGTTAGAGCAAGGGAAATTCATCTAAAACTTTTCCCTTTATTTAAAGTTTTGTTCTGCACGACCAACCCGATCCCTCTAAAAGCAGCGCTGAAACTGCAAGGCTGGGACGTAGGTTCTTCACGTCCTCCCCTATGTGACCTGGCAACGGAGTTTAAAGAAGAGTTAGAAAAAGTTCTGATTGAACTTGCTTTGCTTTAA
- a CDS encoding ribonuclease J — translation MTNNKKSASALKIIPLGGLHEIGKNTCILEINDEIILVDAGIAFPNDEMHGVNIVLPDMTYLRENRHKIKGMIVTHGHEDHIGGIPYHLKQFDIPVIHGPRLAMALLQGKLEEAGVANRTVLKTVSPRDMVRVGTSFVVEFIRNTHSMADSFTIAIHTPLGVVIHTGDFKIDHTPVDGEFFDFQRLAEHGEKGVLCLLSDSTNAEVPGHTPSESAVYPNLDRVFAQAPGRVLITTFASSVHRVNIILQLAQKHKRVVSVVGRSMLNVIAHARNLGYIKCPDNLFEPLHAVSNLPPEKVVILTTGSQGEPMAAMTRIANGEHRQIKIKQGDTVVFSANPIPGNTIAVVNTIDKLMIQGANVIYGRDKGIHVSGHGAQEDQKLMLSLTRPKFFVPVHGEHRMLVQHAKMAQAMGIPPENTVVIDNGDIVEVTENSIGVAGKVPSGIELVDRCGIVHDNVLKERQQLAEDGVVTVAAAVDWEGKLLAKPEIHLRGVVSLVEKSLLEQLVIKAIERTLTERWTDFAKSFEGSELEIDWAGLQVQIENDLRRLARRELQSHPLVVFLLQAPEEPPVKVTGRRRRSTARVAS, via the coding sequence ATGACTAACAACAAAAAATCTGCATCAGCCTTAAAAATTATTCCCCTAGGCGGATTGCATGAAATTGGAAAAAACACCTGTATTTTAGAGATCAACGACGAAATTATCCTTGTAGATGCAGGAATTGCTTTTCCCAACGATGAAATGCACGGGGTGAATATTGTTCTCCCAGATATGACCTATCTGCGGGAAAATCGCCACAAAATTAAAGGGATGATTGTCACCCACGGTCACGAAGACCATATCGGCGGCATTCCCTATCACCTCAAGCAATTTGATATTCCCGTCATTCATGGGCCACGTCTAGCCATGGCGTTGCTGCAAGGCAAACTGGAAGAAGCGGGAGTCGCCAATCGCACGGTATTGAAGACAGTGAGTCCTCGTGACATGGTACGAGTTGGCACTTCATTCGTGGTTGAATTTATTCGCAATACCCACTCCATGGCGGATAGTTTCACCATTGCCATCCACACTCCACTCGGTGTCGTGATTCATACGGGAGATTTCAAAATTGACCATACACCCGTGGATGGCGAATTCTTCGATTTCCAACGATTGGCAGAACATGGAGAGAAAGGAGTACTCTGCTTACTCAGTGATTCGACCAATGCAGAAGTCCCAGGACACACCCCTTCAGAAAGTGCAGTTTATCCCAATCTAGACCGCGTTTTCGCTCAAGCACCTGGACGGGTACTGATCACAACCTTTGCCTCGTCAGTGCACCGGGTGAATATCATTTTGCAACTCGCGCAAAAACACAAACGGGTTGTTTCAGTGGTCGGGCGCTCAATGCTCAATGTCATCGCCCACGCGCGTAATCTTGGTTACATCAAGTGCCCGGATAACTTGTTTGAGCCATTACATGCCGTTAGCAACTTACCTCCCGAAAAGGTCGTGATTCTGACGACCGGTTCTCAGGGTGAACCGATGGCGGCAATGACACGAATTGCTAATGGCGAACACCGACAAATTAAAATCAAACAGGGCGATACGGTGGTATTCTCCGCTAACCCAATTCCTGGCAATACTATTGCTGTGGTCAATACCATCGATAAGCTGATGATCCAGGGAGCTAATGTCATCTATGGTCGCGACAAGGGAATCCATGTTTCCGGTCATGGCGCACAGGAAGACCAGAAGTTGATGTTATCCCTAACTCGACCGAAATTCTTTGTGCCGGTTCACGGTGAGCATCGGATGCTGGTGCAACATGCCAAGATGGCTCAGGCGATGGGCATCCCCCCGGAAAATACGGTGGTGATCGACAACGGGGATATCGTAGAAGTCACGGAAAATAGCATTGGAGTCGCGGGCAAGGTGCCATCAGGGATTGAACTGGTTGATCGATGCGGCATTGTCCATGACAACGTTCTCAAAGAACGGCAGCAACTGGCAGAAGATGGTGTTGTTACCGTCGCGGCAGCCGTAGACTGGGAGGGCAAGCTGCTCGCCAAGCCAGAAATCCACCTACGAGGGGTTGTCTCCCTGGTTGAGAAATCCCTGTTGGAACAGTTGGTGATTAAGGCCATTGAAAGGACATTAACGGAGCGCTGGACAGACTTTGCCAAGTCCTTCGAGGGTAGTGAGTTGGAGATCGACTGGGCGGGCTTGCAAGTGCAAATTGAGAATGACTTGCGCCGTTTAGCCCGACGTGAACTTCAGAGTCATCCCCTCGTGGTCTTCTTGCTCCAAGCTCCGGAGGAACCCCCGGTCAAGGTCACGGGGCGACGCCGACGGTCAACAGCAAGGGTGGCTTCCTAG
- a CDS encoding Mo-dependent nitrogenase C-terminal domain-containing protein → MNVSEHTAKNLTITSWVWTQPAKNSSQSTPSTNFPKAKKTFDLLHPVRQWLDSVDVNSPEMAHRLCQLIPAQCPFEREIKLFGRTLFHIPPMCKLNPLYEEVVALRFRALCYLADECGEDISAYC, encoded by the coding sequence ATGAATGTATCCGAGCATACAGCAAAGAATCTGACCATTACAAGTTGGGTTTGGACGCAGCCAGCTAAAAATTCTTCTCAATCAACCCCCTCGACCAATTTCCCCAAAGCCAAGAAAACCTTTGACCTACTTCATCCTGTAAGGCAGTGGCTTGATAGTGTTGATGTCAACAGCCCTGAAATGGCGCATCGACTCTGCCAACTCATCCCAGCGCAGTGTCCCTTTGAACGTGAGATCAAACTCTTTGGTCGTACTCTGTTTCATATTCCGCCCATGTGCAAGCTGAATCCGTTGTATGAGGAAGTCGTCGCATTGCGCTTTCGGGCTTTGTGTTACCTCGCTGATGAATGTGGTGAAGATATCTCCGCTTACTGCTAA
- the mltA gene encoding murein transglycosylase A, producing MTHEQWLKVGKFLVSMRKTITWLSLTVGMAFLSANGLALADAPQQPVNLKAGQRNLAQQPVNPAAGQVSVPLRPLNLDESQVNLNALGLDEQLWGNPGQPGDRQALLKSIDNSLRFLASPKAAEVYRKYPVPGITRDRVRRSLVRFRQLVRNSRSPAELQAAVQREFVFYKSVGKDEQGTVLFTGYFEPIYAASRRQSAEYRYPLYTLPANFSRWKTPHPTRAELEGEDGLGTKSQLRGGELVWLRDRLEAFLVQVQGSARLQLPDGKQMTVGYAGKTNYPYISIGRELVKDGKLPLEGLTLQVLIDYFRANPSELSQYLPRNQSFVFFKETYGAPPTGSINVPVTAERSIATDKSLMPPGALALINAPIPYSNATNQLETRMVNRYVLDQDTGSAIQGAGRVDIFMGTGPKAGDRAGAINGTGELYYLLLKK from the coding sequence ATGACCCACGAGCAATGGCTAAAGGTTGGAAAATTCTTGGTGAGTATGCGAAAAACAATAACTTGGCTCTCCCTAACTGTAGGGATGGCTTTCTTGAGTGCGAATGGTTTAGCCCTTGCTGATGCGCCGCAGCAACCCGTTAACCTGAAGGCGGGTCAGAGGAATTTAGCGCAGCAACCTGTTAATCCAGCAGCGGGTCAGGTCAGTGTGCCACTGCGACCCCTAAACCTAGATGAAAGTCAGGTCAATCTAAATGCATTGGGTTTAGACGAGCAGTTGTGGGGGAATCCGGGTCAACCGGGAGATCGGCAAGCGCTGTTGAAGTCGATCGACAACAGCTTACGTTTTCTGGCTTCACCCAAGGCGGCTGAGGTTTATCGGAAGTATCCAGTACCAGGGATAACACGCGATCGCGTCCGTCGTTCCCTCGTGCGTTTCCGCCAACTCGTTCGCAATTCCCGTTCTCCTGCCGAGTTACAAGCGGCAGTCCAGCGCGAGTTTGTTTTTTACAAGTCTGTCGGGAAGGACGAACAGGGAACAGTCCTATTTACGGGATACTTTGAACCGATTTATGCGGCGAGTCGCAGGCAAAGTGCCGAGTATCGCTATCCCCTCTACACACTGCCTGCTAACTTCTCCAGGTGGAAGACACCTCATCCAACCCGTGCTGAGTTAGAAGGGGAAGATGGTTTAGGGACAAAGAGCCAACTTAGAGGGGGCGAACTGGTCTGGCTGCGCGATCGCTTAGAGGCATTTCTTGTTCAAGTTCAGGGTTCCGCCCGTCTTCAACTCCCCGACGGCAAGCAGATGACTGTCGGTTATGCCGGCAAGACAAATTACCCCTACATCAGCATCGGGCGAGAATTGGTTAAAGATGGCAAATTGCCCTTGGAGGGATTGACATTACAGGTTCTGATCGATTACTTCCGCGCCAATCCGAGCGAACTGAGTCAATATTTACCCCGCAATCAAAGCTTTGTTTTCTTTAAGGAAACCTACGGGGCACCTCCGACGGGTAGCATTAATGTACCTGTAACCGCAGAGCGATCAATTGCCACAGATAAATCCCTGATGCCACCAGGAGCATTAGCGCTGATTAATGCCCCTATCCCTTACTCCAACGCCACCAATCAACTCGAAACTCGGATGGTGAATCGCTACGTACTCGATCAGGATACGGGTAGTGCGATTCAGGGAGCCGGTCGCGTCGATATCTTTATGGGAACAGGGCCAAAAGCCGGCGATCGCGCCGGGGCGATTAACGGCACAGGAGAACTTTATTACTTGCTGCTCAAAAAATAA
- a CDS encoding recombinase family protein: protein MKIVAYLYSDPLLESPANPTIWGFEVDQIYQDLGGRQQLQQLLADCHVEPANYLLLQRLDALGDTIEEVSDRLTQLESLGIEVIATEQSYNSSQLATTNSPNIRANLFQLINEIQKDQSSRRIRQGHARNRLKALPPPGKAPYGYRRGKDRYIIDRSTAPVVKDFFEQFLLYGSLRGAVRYLEKKYNKKISVSTGWRWLTNPIYRGDLGYHNGEVISDTHNPILNREEAAQIDRLLRRNRRLPPRTASAPRSLAGLVVCGECQSHMTVTSVTRPRTSKEYLYLRPIRCPKRPKCRAIAYEKILLYTIEAICQDLPRAVASMNTPSLDGVKQSLDLQIAQNEGILAQLPALTATGVLDTETADLRAYKLRAEISQLRSRLAALPPVNLQAIAQAVSIPQFWNDLSESERRFYFREFIRHIEIMRQDQEWWLKLIFIF from the coding sequence ATGAAAATTGTTGCCTACCTTTACAGTGACCCCCTCCTTGAATCCCCAGCGAACCCAACGATTTGGGGATTTGAGGTGGATCAAATTTATCAAGATTTGGGAGGACGTCAGCAATTGCAGCAGTTGTTGGCGGATTGCCATGTCGAACCAGCCAATTACTTATTACTCCAGCGCTTAGATGCACTAGGGGACACCATAGAAGAAGTTAGCGATCGCCTCACTCAACTCGAATCTCTGGGTATCGAAGTCATTGCTACAGAGCAATCCTACAACTCTTCTCAACTCGCCACTACCAATAGTCCGAATATTCGGGCAAATTTATTTCAACTCATTAATGAAATTCAAAAAGACCAATCTAGCCGTCGTATTCGTCAAGGACACGCCCGGAATCGCCTGAAAGCTCTCCCTCCACCTGGAAAAGCACCCTACGGCTATCGACGCGGTAAAGATCGCTACATCATTGATCGTTCGACAGCCCCTGTCGTCAAAGACTTTTTTGAACAGTTTCTCCTGTATGGCTCCTTACGGGGAGCCGTGCGATATCTAGAAAAAAAGTACAATAAAAAAATTTCCGTGTCCACTGGGTGGCGTTGGCTAACCAACCCCATCTATCGGGGTGATTTAGGCTATCACAATGGTGAGGTGATTTCTGATACCCATAACCCCATTCTCAACCGAGAAGAAGCCGCCCAGATAGACCGCCTGCTGCGTCGCAACCGCCGACTTCCTCCCCGTACCGCCAGCGCCCCTCGCTCTTTGGCGGGTTTAGTGGTCTGCGGGGAGTGCCAGTCTCACATGACGGTGACCAGTGTCACAAGACCCCGCACCAGCAAAGAATACCTCTACCTACGTCCGATTCGCTGCCCCAAGCGTCCCAAATGCCGTGCGATCGCTTACGAAAAAATACTTTTATACACAATTGAGGCAATATGTCAAGATTTACCTCGTGCCGTCGCGAGTATGAATACCCCTAGCTTGGATGGGGTAAAACAATCGCTCGACCTTCAAATTGCCCAAAATGAGGGAATATTAGCCCAACTCCCGGCCTTAACCGCAACAGGTGTCCTCGATACAGAAACGGCTGATTTACGTGCCTACAAACTCCGGGCAGAAATTTCCCAACTGCGCTCCCGACTCGCGGCACTACCCCCTGTCAATTTACAAGCGATCGCCCAAGCCGTTTCCATTCCCCAATTTTGGAATGATTTATCGGAATCTGAACGCCGATTCTACTTTCGAGAATTTATTCGACACATTGAAATCATGCGTCAAGACCAGGAGTGGTGGCTGAAACTCATTTTTATTTTTTGA
- a CDS encoding VOC family protein, giving the protein MQITQCLHVAVLVSDLEKAEHFYGNILGLSKVERILKYPGVWYQVGDFQIHLMVDSSIQPKLQNPEKWGRNPHLALSVADLDAAKSQLLEHGCALQMSASGRAALFTQDPDGNIIELGQA; this is encoded by the coding sequence ATGCAGATTACCCAGTGTCTTCATGTCGCTGTTCTTGTTTCTGACTTGGAAAAGGCAGAGCATTTTTATGGCAATATTTTAGGATTATCTAAAGTAGAGCGCATACTCAAATATCCAGGCGTTTGGTATCAGGTGGGGGACTTTCAGATTCACCTGATGGTAGACTCATCCATTCAACCAAAACTGCAAAATCCCGAAAAATGGGGACGTAACCCCCACCTCGCCCTATCCGTTGCTGACTTGGATGCCGCCAAAAGCCAGCTATTAGAACATGGCTGTGCTCTACAAATGAGCGCATCGGGTCGCGCTGCGCTGTTTACTCAAGACCCAGATGGTAACATCATCGAATTAGGTCAGGCTTAG